The Chelatococcus sp. HY11 genome includes a window with the following:
- a CDS encoding aminotransferase class I/II-fold pyridoxal phosphate-dependent enzyme, producing MSEQANKPLAFATRAVQAGTAPDPATGARATPMFLTNGFVFDGPDMAADIFAMRQTGFSYSRGSNPTTAPLERRIASLEGGTGAVAIGSGQAALLVILMTLLESGDEYLAASILFGGSLGLMGRLAKRNDVKPIFVDADRAENFERAITPKTKAIIIESIVNPSGEVVDIEAIAKVAQKHNLPLIVDNTLATPFLIRPFEYGADIVFHSASKFLGGHGQVIGGAIVDGGRFNWTGDKRFPMISEPWPDYGNMILTEKFPASPFAVASRLYGLRDLGPGLSPFNAFMILTGIETLPLRMKRHCANAHKVASYLAAHPAVASVSYPGLAGNPNRELALRYSPLGPGSVFTFAHKDGEQGARRFLKNVKLFSHLANIGETRSLAIHPATTTHKSMKPELQAKAGVGPEVIRMSIGLEDPKDLINDLEQALATTA from the coding sequence ATGTCAGAACAAGCCAACAAGCCCCTCGCTTTCGCCACCCGCGCCGTCCAGGCGGGCACCGCCCCCGATCCGGCCACCGGCGCCCGCGCCACGCCGATGTTCCTGACCAACGGCTTCGTCTTCGACGGCCCGGACATGGCCGCCGACATCTTCGCGATGCGCCAGACCGGCTTTTCCTATTCGCGCGGCTCCAACCCGACGACAGCGCCGCTTGAGCGTCGTATCGCCTCTCTCGAGGGCGGCACAGGCGCGGTTGCCATCGGCTCCGGCCAGGCGGCGCTCCTCGTCATTCTCATGACGCTGCTTGAAAGCGGCGATGAATATCTGGCCGCCAGCATCCTCTTCGGCGGATCGCTCGGCCTGATGGGCCGCCTTGCCAAGCGCAACGACGTGAAGCCGATCTTCGTCGACGCCGACAGGGCTGAGAATTTCGAGCGCGCGATCACGCCGAAGACGAAGGCGATCATCATCGAGTCGATCGTCAACCCTTCGGGTGAAGTGGTTGATATCGAAGCGATTGCGAAAGTAGCGCAGAAGCACAACCTGCCGCTCATCGTCGACAACACGCTGGCGACGCCCTTCCTGATCCGCCCCTTCGAATACGGCGCCGACATCGTCTTCCATTCGGCCTCCAAGTTCCTCGGGGGCCATGGACAGGTCATTGGCGGCGCCATTGTCGACGGCGGCCGGTTCAACTGGACGGGCGACAAGCGCTTCCCGATGATCTCCGAGCCGTGGCCGGATTACGGCAACATGATCCTGACGGAGAAATTCCCGGCGAGTCCCTTCGCGGTGGCCTCCCGCCTCTACGGCCTGCGTGACCTTGGGCCTGGCCTCTCGCCTTTCAACGCATTCATGATCCTCACCGGCATTGAGACGCTGCCGCTGCGCATGAAGCGCCATTGCGCCAATGCTCATAAGGTGGCGAGCTATCTCGCGGCTCATCCGGCGGTTGCGTCGGTCAGCTACCCCGGCCTCGCCGGCAACCCCAACCGCGAACTCGCGCTCCGCTACAGCCCGCTCGGGCCGGGCTCGGTCTTCACCTTCGCCCATAAGGACGGAGAGCAAGGAGCACGGCGTTTCCTCAAGAACGTGAAGCTCTTCTCGCATCTCGCCAATATCGGCGAGACCCGTTCGCTTGCCATTCATCCGGCGACGACGACACACAAGAGCATGAAGCCGGAACTGCAGGCTAAGGCCGGCGTCGGTCCGGAGGTCATCCGCATGTCCATTGGCCTCGAAGACCCGAAGGACCTGATCAACGACCTCGAACAGGCGCTTGCCACAACGGCCTGA
- a CDS encoding COX15/CtaA family protein has translation MLHDRTGEVSMASVAEINGTVRGTDGAAGDARLRALRLWLFSVAGLVFVMILVGGATRLTDSGLSITEWKPVTGALLPFSEAAWLVEFEKYKQIPQYQLLNHGMSLAEFKQIYLWEWGHRFLGRLIGAAYLLPLIVFAAKGWVRGRFLAVLLGIGVLGGLQGAIGWIMVASGLKPGMTAVAPVKLMAHLMAASAIFVALIWVAVGLKPRPVQASERRLAFGASLVLILVLAQIALGALVAGLDAGLAFNTWPLMDGGVTPQLDTLLPIRPLWLNFIESIAAVQFNHRLGAYVLLAAALWHVHQARRMAPGTPAARRAVVLAGLVVVQAIIGVVTLLLVVPVWAGLLHQGFAMMLLGHATAHRRFLVRQA, from the coding sequence ATGCTGCATGATAGGACGGGTGAGGTATCCATGGCCAGCGTGGCAGAGATCAACGGCACGGTTCGCGGCACAGACGGTGCTGCCGGCGATGCGCGTTTGCGGGCCTTGCGCCTGTGGCTGTTCAGCGTCGCGGGCCTTGTCTTCGTCATGATCCTTGTCGGCGGCGCGACGCGCCTCACGGATTCGGGCCTCTCCATCACCGAATGGAAGCCGGTAACTGGCGCTCTGCTGCCCTTCAGCGAGGCCGCCTGGCTCGTCGAGTTCGAAAAATACAAGCAGATCCCGCAGTATCAGCTTCTCAACCACGGCATGAGCCTCGCCGAGTTCAAGCAGATTTATCTGTGGGAATGGGGGCACCGCTTTCTCGGCCGATTGATCGGCGCAGCCTATCTCCTGCCGTTGATCGTGTTCGCGGCGAAGGGCTGGGTCCGTGGCCGCTTTCTGGCCGTTCTGCTTGGCATCGGCGTGCTCGGCGGGCTGCAGGGCGCCATTGGCTGGATCATGGTCGCCTCCGGCCTCAAGCCCGGGATGACGGCAGTGGCGCCGGTGAAGCTGATGGCGCATCTCATGGCCGCCTCAGCCATCTTCGTGGCGCTGATATGGGTCGCGGTTGGCCTCAAGCCTCGCCCGGTCCAGGCGAGCGAACGGCGGCTCGCTTTTGGCGCAAGCCTCGTCCTGATCCTCGTTCTGGCGCAGATCGCCCTCGGCGCTCTTGTCGCGGGTCTAGACGCGGGGCTCGCGTTCAACACTTGGCCCCTGATGGACGGTGGCGTGACACCGCAGCTCGACACGCTGCTTCCCATCAGGCCGCTATGGCTGAACTTCATCGAATCCATCGCGGCAGTGCAGTTCAATCACCGCCTCGGCGCCTATGTGCTCTTGGCTGCCGCCCTATGGCACGTCCACCAGGCCCGTCGGATGGCGCCGGGTACGCCGGCGGCGCGCCGGGCCGTGGTCCTCGCCGGGTTGGTTGTTGTGCAGGCTATCATCGGCGTCGTGACCCTCCTGCTCGTGGTGCCGGTCTGGGCCGGCCTTCTGCATCAGGGCTTTGCGATGATGCTCCTCGGCCATGCCACGGCGCATCGCCGGTTTCTGGTTCGGCAGGCCTGA